A stretch of the Polyangiaceae bacterium genome encodes the following:
- a CDS encoding efflux RND transporter periplasmic adaptor subunit, which produces MNAQPKLWRSLLPSVLLVAAIGLGVGFRGKLAAWFTLKPTPGAASATSASASPAKKARSYAEPLPKQELPEPALISLRTAFEVYEELRATLAKDSLEGVPPRGKRASDALRAAASALEASPAPTKARALAGADAADQLGSAKDLEAARDAFSKLSEALVSFAAADSRLAEGRHVFECPMTRGFNKWVQVKPGLENPYMGPSMLVCGSESRWESPKQSAASEPVTPGKVAFYTCPMHPSIKQHDPGKCPICGMDLTPVTEEEVKTGVVVVDGARRQLIGVKTALVEKRTLERKVRAVGKISYDESRLHDVTLKFKGWIEKLAAASVGKRVRRGETLFSVYSPEVFAAQNELLLALNARRGLGDAGLGGRSDTLVQAARLKLELWDVPKGLLDRVEQKNAPVKYVSIASPASGFIVEKNVVEGSAVEPGMRLFRIANLDKVWIEAELYEAEIPLVAVGQSADISLSYLPEKRFTGKVSFVYPYLDAATRTGRVRIELDNKQIELKPDMYANVELPLSRGEKLVVPESAVIYSGPRRVVFVDIGDDRLKPREIKIGLKSGDYYEVLEGLSEGDRVVTSSNFLIAADSRLKSAAGQW; this is translated from the coding sequence GTGAACGCCCAACCGAAGCTCTGGCGCTCGCTCCTGCCGAGCGTGCTCCTGGTCGCCGCCATCGGCCTGGGCGTCGGCTTCCGCGGGAAGCTCGCCGCCTGGTTCACGCTGAAGCCCACGCCTGGCGCCGCGTCCGCTACTTCCGCGAGCGCCTCACCCGCCAAGAAGGCGCGGAGCTACGCCGAGCCTCTGCCGAAGCAGGAGCTCCCGGAGCCTGCGCTGATCTCGCTGCGCACGGCCTTCGAGGTGTACGAGGAGCTGCGCGCCACTCTCGCGAAGGACAGCCTGGAAGGGGTCCCGCCCCGCGGCAAGCGCGCCTCCGACGCGCTGCGCGCGGCGGCCAGCGCCCTCGAAGCCTCGCCGGCGCCGACGAAGGCGCGCGCCCTCGCTGGCGCCGACGCCGCCGACCAGCTCGGCAGCGCCAAGGATCTGGAAGCAGCGCGCGACGCCTTCTCCAAGCTGAGCGAGGCGCTGGTGAGCTTCGCCGCGGCCGACTCACGCCTCGCCGAGGGCCGCCACGTCTTCGAGTGTCCGATGACCCGCGGCTTCAACAAGTGGGTGCAGGTGAAGCCGGGGCTCGAGAACCCGTACATGGGCCCCAGCATGCTCGTGTGCGGCTCGGAGAGCCGCTGGGAGTCGCCCAAGCAGAGCGCGGCGAGCGAGCCGGTGACGCCGGGCAAGGTCGCCTTCTACACCTGCCCGATGCACCCCTCCATCAAGCAGCACGATCCGGGAAAGTGCCCGATCTGCGGGATGGATCTGACGCCGGTGACCGAGGAGGAGGTCAAGACCGGCGTGGTGGTGGTGGACGGAGCCCGCCGCCAGCTGATCGGGGTGAAGACCGCGCTGGTCGAGAAGCGCACGCTGGAGCGCAAGGTCCGCGCCGTCGGCAAGATCTCCTACGACGAGTCGCGCCTGCACGACGTGACGCTCAAGTTCAAGGGCTGGATCGAGAAGCTCGCCGCCGCGAGCGTGGGCAAGCGCGTGCGCCGGGGCGAGACCTTGTTCAGCGTCTACTCGCCGGAGGTGTTCGCGGCACAGAACGAGCTGCTCCTGGCGCTCAACGCCCGGCGCGGACTGGGCGACGCAGGCCTGGGCGGACGCAGCGACACCCTGGTGCAAGCGGCGCGCCTGAAGCTCGAGCTCTGGGACGTACCGAAGGGACTGCTCGATCGCGTCGAGCAGAAGAACGCGCCGGTCAAGTACGTCAGCATCGCCTCGCCGGCGTCCGGCTTCATCGTCGAGAAGAACGTGGTCGAGGGCTCGGCCGTGGAGCCCGGGATGCGCCTCTTCCGCATCGCCAACCTGGACAAGGTTTGGATCGAGGCGGAGCTCTACGAGGCAGAGATCCCCCTGGTGGCGGTGGGGCAGAGCGCCGACATCTCGCTCTCCTACCTGCCGGAGAAGCGCTTCACCGGCAAGGTCAGCTTCGTCTACCCGTACCTGGACGCCGCGACGCGCACCGGCCGCGTGCGCATCGAGCTCGACAACAAACAGATCGAGCTCAAGCCCGACATGTACGCCAACGTCGAGCTGCCGTTGTCGCGCGGTGAAAAGCTGGTGGTGCCGGAGTCCGCGGTCATCTACTCGGGTCCTCGGCGCGTGGTCTTCGTGGACATCGGTGACGACCGGCTGAAGCCCCGCGAGATCAAGATCGGGCTCAAGAGCGGCGACTACTACGAGGTGCTCGAGGGCCTGAGCGAAGGCGACCGCGTGGTCACCTCCAGCAACTTCCTGATCGCAGCCGACAGCCGCCTGAAGAGCGCGGCGGGGCAGTGGTGA
- a CDS encoding TolC family protein — MTTKNEPWIMLALAGAALGCATARPAESPSDRAPSDGAALQRPDEGAETGVGPSSETPAELVVRSTSGPRLERAALIRAVIARNPDVATRRHAWQAARQRSRGAGVWEDPMLAYSFAPLSIGAERFGQTVELSQKLPWPGKLGSETAAAERDAEWMKKDIRISELDLALAASLAYDDYWLFERSLDVNATHKGLLGEIQQSSEAQYSVGMGSLSEPLAVEVEITRLEEQALALRSERDVAVSRLNVLLHRAPETKLPPPPEQRQADLTVPASSNELQRRALGQSPELERVGAKVRAAEAEVKAAERQAYPDVTVMASYSTMWADPEHRLMLGVEAPIPLQRAERTSRVESARAKVAEARSETSHTAALVRADIDQARRQVIESIERVKLYDGRLLPAAKNQVAAARTDYVAGKTELAMAIAAERNLREIELGRLAAIAELWRRRARLDRALGRLPFDAEKGGAK, encoded by the coding sequence ATGACGACGAAGAACGAGCCATGGATCATGTTGGCGCTGGCCGGCGCGGCGCTCGGCTGCGCGACGGCGCGACCGGCCGAGAGCCCGTCCGACCGGGCACCGAGTGACGGTGCAGCGCTCCAGCGCCCGGACGAGGGCGCCGAGACCGGAGTCGGCCCATCGAGCGAGACGCCCGCCGAGCTGGTGGTCAGAAGCACGAGTGGGCCGCGCCTGGAGCGGGCGGCGCTGATCCGCGCCGTCATCGCTCGGAACCCCGACGTGGCGACGCGTCGCCACGCCTGGCAGGCCGCGCGGCAGAGGAGCCGCGGCGCCGGCGTCTGGGAGGATCCGATGCTCGCCTACAGCTTCGCGCCGCTGTCCATCGGGGCGGAGCGCTTCGGGCAGACCGTCGAGCTGTCCCAGAAGCTGCCTTGGCCCGGCAAGCTGGGCAGCGAGACGGCGGCCGCCGAGCGCGACGCGGAGTGGATGAAGAAGGACATCCGCATCTCCGAGCTGGATCTCGCGCTGGCTGCCTCCCTGGCCTACGACGACTACTGGCTGTTCGAGCGCTCCCTCGACGTGAACGCCACTCACAAGGGCTTGCTAGGCGAGATCCAGCAGAGCTCCGAGGCTCAATACAGCGTGGGGATGGGCTCGCTCTCCGAGCCCTTGGCGGTCGAGGTCGAGATCACGCGGCTGGAAGAGCAGGCCTTGGCGCTCCGAAGTGAGCGCGACGTGGCGGTGTCGCGGCTGAACGTGCTCCTGCACCGCGCGCCAGAGACGAAGCTGCCTCCGCCGCCCGAGCAGCGCCAGGCAGACTTGACCGTGCCGGCGTCGAGCAACGAGCTCCAGCGCCGCGCGCTCGGTCAGAGCCCGGAGCTCGAGCGCGTGGGCGCGAAGGTCCGCGCCGCGGAGGCCGAGGTGAAGGCCGCCGAGCGCCAGGCCTACCCCGACGTCACCGTGATGGCGTCCTACAGCACGATGTGGGCCGATCCGGAGCATCGCCTGATGCTGGGCGTGGAGGCTCCCATCCCGCTGCAGCGCGCGGAGCGAACGAGCCGCGTCGAGAGCGCCCGCGCCAAGGTCGCCGAAGCCCGAAGCGAGACCTCGCACACGGCGGCGCTCGTGCGCGCCGACATCGACCAAGCCCGCCGCCAGGTGATCGAGAGCATCGAGCGAGTGAAGCTCTACGACGGTCGCCTGCTGCCCGCCGCGAAGAACCAGGTGGCCGCAGCGCGCACCGACTACGTCGCAGGCAAGACGGAGCTCGCGATGGCGATCGCGGCCGAGCGCAACCTGCGCGAGATCGAGCTCGGACGCCTGGCGGCCATCGCGGAGCTGTGGCGGCGCCGGGCGCGGCTGGACCGCGCGCTGGGACGACTGCCGTTCGACGCCGAGAAGGGCGGTGCGAAGTGA